A single genomic interval of Streptococcus suis harbors:
- a CDS encoding ABC transporter permease, with protein MKALVQVEAVKLSRSLGVFLLSIGMPVIFFLIFSSTIQFDDAAMQKAFIQSYMLTMTGFSMSGFALFTFPMMLAEDRKNSWLTFIQHSPLPIWQYYLSKLVRVLLCFVSSIAIVFAVGGLVKGVEMTAQEWVISALLLLVTSIVFLAIGLLLVQIQSEQTMSVVANLLYFVLAIMGGSWMPVSLFPDWVQRICKLMPSYHVNQLVTTYAQEGDFLWKSLLIVLGYAIIFLGIALVLNRKSEQQ; from the coding sequence ATGAAAGCATTAGTTCAAGTAGAGGCGGTAAAATTATCCAGAAGTTTGGGAGTATTTCTCCTATCTATCGGCATGCCTGTCATCTTTTTCCTGATTTTCTCATCAACGATCCAGTTTGACGATGCGGCCATGCAAAAGGCCTTCATCCAGTCCTACATGCTGACCATGACAGGCTTTTCCATGTCGGGCTTTGCCCTTTTCACCTTTCCCATGATGCTGGCAGAGGACAGAAAGAATAGCTGGTTGACCTTTATCCAGCATTCGCCCTTGCCAATCTGGCAATACTATCTTTCCAAACTGGTGCGGGTCTTGCTCTGCTTTGTGTCTTCTATTGCCATTGTCTTTGCGGTGGGTGGCTTAGTTAAGGGTGTAGAGATGACAGCTCAAGAATGGGTAATTTCGGCTCTCTTACTTTTAGTAACCTCTATCGTATTTCTAGCCATTGGCTTGCTTTTGGTGCAAATTCAGTCGGAACAAACCATGTCGGTGGTGGCAAACTTGCTCTACTTTGTTCTGGCCATCATGGGTGGCTCTTGGATGCCTGTTTCCCTCTTTCCAGACTGGGTGCAGCGGATTTGCAAACTTATGCCTAGCTACCATGTCAATCAGCTGGTGACCACCTATGCCCAAGAGGGAGATTTTCTCTGGAAATCCTTGCTAATTGTCCTAGGCTATGCGATAATTTTCTTAGGAATTGCTCTAGTTCTAAATAGAAAATCGGAGCAACAGTGA
- a CDS encoding sensor histidine kinase gives MIFEKRKVPLMFFVGMVFLYFPFYYAQYSPNPTAVVLATILFALVYCSLFYTDHKLYSMLAWFYLIGYIAVMSFWGNLQFSLFIYNLSNMLGWYYKENRPTYRTVSYGLLLLVIILWALFGPVSFEMRAFALIIHFFGLALLIFSWIETKREALQQRLQEQNASINLLLAENERNRIGQDLHDTLGHVFAMLSVKAELVQTLLDHDQIDQAKKEVADLQTLAKDSMQEVRQIVQSLKQHTVAEELQILQQMLDLAGVDLVVLGGEIAEQLSLPVQNKLAMVLRELANNLLKHSQASKCRLVFEKDQQELVLHYEDNGVGFAQLTGQELHTIKDRLVTVKGSLEFISLAKPTLLSIRIPFEEVVE, from the coding sequence ATGATATTTGAAAAAAGAAAGGTACCACTCATGTTCTTCGTGGGCATGGTCTTTCTCTATTTTCCCTTTTACTATGCCCAGTATAGTCCCAATCCGACGGCAGTTGTCCTAGCGACTATTCTCTTTGCCTTGGTCTATTGCTCCCTCTTTTACACTGACCATAAGCTCTATTCCATGCTGGCTTGGTTTTACCTGATTGGCTATATCGCCGTCATGAGCTTTTGGGGCAATCTGCAATTTTCACTCTTTATCTACAACCTGTCCAATATGCTGGGCTGGTATTATAAAGAGAATCGACCAACCTATCGTACGGTGTCCTACGGGCTTTTGTTGCTGGTCATTATCCTATGGGCTTTGTTTGGTCCAGTTTCTTTTGAGATGAGAGCCTTTGCCCTCATCATTCACTTTTTCGGCTTGGCCTTGCTGATTTTCAGTTGGATTGAGACCAAGCGGGAAGCCCTTCAGCAACGCCTACAGGAACAGAATGCGTCCATCAATCTCCTGCTAGCTGAGAATGAACGTAACCGTATCGGTCAGGACTTGCATGACACACTTGGTCATGTCTTTGCCATGCTGTCTGTCAAGGCCGAGCTGGTCCAGACTTTGTTAGACCACGACCAGATTGACCAGGCCAAGAAGGAGGTGGCAGACCTTCAGACCTTGGCCAAGGACTCCATGCAGGAGGTCCGCCAGATTGTCCAGTCCCTCAAGCAGCACACCGTGGCAGAGGAACTCCAGATTTTGCAGCAGATGTTGGACTTGGCAGGAGTGGACTTAGTCGTCTTAGGCGGGGAAATAGCAGAGCAGCTCAGCTTGCCCGTTCAGAACAAGCTGGCTATGGTGCTGAGAGAGTTGGCCAACAACCTGCTCAAGCACAGTCAGGCTAGCAAGTGCCGTTTGGTTTTTGAAAAAGACCAGCAAGAATTGGTTTTGCACTACGAAGACAACGGTGTGGGCTTTGCCCAGTTGACTGGTCAGGAATTGCATACCATAAAGGACAGGTTGGTAACGGTGAAAGGGAGCTTGGAATTTATCTCTCTAGCCAAGCCCACCCTCCTGTCCATCCGAATTCCGTTTGAGGAGGTGGTAGAATGA